A window from Drosophila simulans strain w501 chromosome 4, Prin_Dsim_3.1, whole genome shotgun sequence encodes these proteins:
- the LOC27208511 gene encoding uncharacterized protein LOC27208511 isoform X4: MYLNENFQMASISVAHFDGMENSQTSQRSNHVSSVLLYGVQIVSLHIEGQERLCLAQISNTLLKQFSYNEIHNRRVALGITCVQCTPVQLEILRRAGAMPVSSRRCGMITRREAERLCKSFLGDNTPPRLPDDFAFNVQHKCAWGCRGSFLPSRYNSSRAKCIKCSYCGMFFSPNKFIFHSHRITTNDRYVQPDAANFNSWRRHMSLSGNDYDEKIIHAWEDVKAMFNGGTRKRLVGSSNNPRSPGSPTQSTAVSSGVGSSLCGSPTNFERDAKEVHGKSGSSLPQRSQIDSQYNYGTVAAAAAVVGVTAVAAATVGVPFNLHGSTVLSPLHSLRNERDLSIMPISRNFVVDYMWQQKDQHYQQPYARKIPSGDNSDSSLDFDSWVKTDSNNPISNANSVRTSDNCSLNIKNESHSSIYGIIKNRKLSGVASSGLNLSDYNIPSILNCSAFKPVVASTAIVSTSLYTRSNESTRTDCNNPAQSTKTTTVLTHNSISASSHQIVGHKTFSPILGKIHSNSEKKSIVSVFASSSTRNADDNDDDDEVVDIETTEDEGKFTVQHADSPRTQDDAISGSDSTSRSPSTSTNIDVEADVDVDIITTDTEDQLELNVGRFISHYKNDERR; this comes from the exons GTTAGCTCCGTTTTGCTGTACGGAGTGCAGATTGTATCCTTGCACATTGAAGGTCAAGAGCGCCTTTGCTTGGCGCAAATATCAAATACATTACTAAAACAATTCAGTTACAACGAGATACACAACAGGAGAGTCGCTCTTGGCATTACTTGTGTACAATGTACACCCGTGCAATTGGAAATATTGAGGAGAGCGGGCGCCATGCCAGTGAGTTCCCGACGATGTGGCATGATTACCCGCAGGGAAGCGGAGCGTCTATGCAAGAGTTTCTTGGGCGACAATACACCACCACGACTACCTGACGACTTTGCGTTCAACGTCCAGCACAAATGTGCTTGGGGCTGCCGCGGATCCTTTCTACCCTCGCGCTACAACTCATCAAGGGCTAAGTGCATTAAGTGTTCATATTGTGGAATGTTTTTCTcgccaaataaatttatttttcactcaCATCGCATAACAACTAATGACAGGTACGTTCAGCCTGATGCAGCGAACTTTAATTCCTGGCGTCGACACATGTCTCTGAGTGGAAATGATTACGATGAGAAAATAATTCATGCATGGGAAGATGTCAAGGCCATGTTTAATGGCGGCACAAGAAAGCGGCTTGTTGGAAGCAGCAATAATCCTCGAAGTCCTGGCTCACCAACACAATCCACTGCGGTAAGTTCCGGAGTTGGCAGCAGTTTATGTGGCTCCCCAACGAATTTCGAAAGAGATGCCAAGGAAGTCCACGGGAAATCGGGGTCCTCGCTCCCACAACGCTCGCAGATCGACAGCCAGTACAACTACGGAACTGTagctgcagccgctgctgTAGTTGGTGTAACGGCGGTAGCAGCTGCAACAGTCGGCGTTCCCTTTAACTTACATGGCTCAACCGTCCTATCACCTCTGCATTCCCTTCGCAATGAACGTGATCTTTCTATAATGCCAATTTCCAGGAACTTTGTAGTGGACTACATGTGGCAGCAGAAGGACCAACATTATCAGCAGCCTTACGCAAGAAAAATCCCTAGCGGGGACAATAGCGACTCAAGCCTAGACTTTGATTCCTGGGTTAAAACAGACTCAAACAATCCAATATCGAATGCGAATTCAGTTCGAACGTCGGATAATTGTTctttgaatattaaaaacgaGTCCCATTCCTCAATTTATGGCATTATAAAGAATCGTAAGCTCTCTGGAGTGGCAAGCAGCGGGCTTAACCTGTCCGATTATAACATTCCTTCCATTCTTAATTGCTCTGCGTTTAAGCCAGTCGTCGCTTCGACAGCCATTGTGTCAACTTCTCTGTACACAAGATCCAATGAATCAACACGAACTGATTGTAACAACCCAGCACAATCTACAAAAACCACAACGGTTCTAACGCACAATAGTATTTCAGCCTCTTCCCACCAGATAGTGGGTCATAAGACTTTTTCGCCAATTTTAGGAAAAATTCATTCTAATTCCGAAA AGAAGTCAATAGTATCTGTTTTCGCAAGTAGTTCGACTAGAAATGcagatgataatgatgatgacgacgaagTAGTAGACATCGAAACAACTGAAGATGAAGGGAAATTCACAGTTCAACACGCTGACAGCCCCAGAACACAAGACGACGCTATTAGCGGAAGCGACAGTACCAGCCGTTCTCCGTCTACCAGTACAAATATAGATGTAGAGGCTGATGTCGATGTAGATATTATTACAACAGACACTGAGGACCAACTAGAGTTAAATGTTGGCCG aTTTATCTCCCACTACAAAAACGACGAGCGGCGATAA
- the LOC27208511 gene encoding dentin sialophosphoprotein isoform X5: MHGKMSRPCLMAAQESGLLEAAIILEVLAHQHNPLRNFVVDYMWQQKDQHYQQPYARKIPSGDNSDSSLDFDSWVKTDSNNPISNANSVRTSDNCSLNIKNESHSSIYGIIKNRKLSGVASSGLNLSDYNIPSILNCSAFKPVVASTAIVSTSLYTRSNESTRTDCNNPAQSTKTTTVLTHNSISASSHQIVGHKTFSPILGKIHSNSEKKSIVSVFASSSTRNADDNDDDDEVVDIETTEDEGKFTVQHADSPRTQDDAISGSDSTSRSPSTSTNIDVEADVDVDIITTDTEDQLELNVGRYSTENTSHSISLFQTEKIQISDLSPTTKTTSGDNEANTPKDAKGINGHLKILARRKKDKLQKDRCLSKRTLSKCVSEKSRIKGLAANELSSSLQIQQHVDFPVFLKSQLHSFRPQQAQQVVSLTTNSVAESNKWSYPVGNIGPLCCYQTSGNKNCLDFK, from the exons ATGCATGGGAAGATGTCAAGGCCATGTTTAATGGCGGCACAAGAAAGCGGCTTGTTGGAAGCAGCAATAATCCTCGAAGTCCTGGCTCACCAACACAATCCACTGCG GAACTTTGTAGTGGACTACATGTGGCAGCAGAAGGACCAACATTATCAGCAGCCTTACGCAAGAAAAATCCCTAGCGGGGACAATAGCGACTCAAGCCTAGACTTTGATTCCTGGGTTAAAACAGACTCAAACAATCCAATATCGAATGCGAATTCAGTTCGAACGTCGGATAATTGTTctttgaatattaaaaacgaGTCCCATTCCTCAATTTATGGCATTATAAAGAATCGTAAGCTCTCTGGAGTGGCAAGCAGCGGGCTTAACCTGTCCGATTATAACATTCCTTCCATTCTTAATTGCTCTGCGTTTAAGCCAGTCGTCGCTTCGACAGCCATTGTGTCAACTTCTCTGTACACAAGATCCAATGAATCAACACGAACTGATTGTAACAACCCAGCACAATCTACAAAAACCACAACGGTTCTAACGCACAATAGTATTTCAGCCTCTTCCCACCAGATAGTGGGTCATAAGACTTTTTCGCCAATTTTAGGAAAAATTCATTCTAATTCCGAAA AGAAGTCAATAGTATCTGTTTTCGCAAGTAGTTCGACTAGAAATGcagatgataatgatgatgacgacgaagTAGTAGACATCGAAACAACTGAAGATGAAGGGAAATTCACAGTTCAACACGCTGACAGCCCCAGAACACAAGACGACGCTATTAGCGGAAGCGACAGTACCAGCCGTTCTCCGTCTACCAGTACAAATATAGATGTAGAGGCTGATGTCGATGTAGATATTATTACAACAGACACTGAGGACCAACTAGAGTTAAATGTTGGCCGGTACTCAACTGAGAACACAAGTCATTCCATATCATTATTCCAAACtgagaaaatacaaatttcagaTTTATCTCCCACTACAAAAACGACGAGCGGCGATAATGAAGCTAACACTCCAAAG GACGcaaaaggaataaatggacatttaaaaattttagctcGACGAAAAAAAGATAAGCTTCAAAAGGATCGATGTCTTTCCAAGAGGACATTATCAAAATGTGTTAGTGAGAAATCGCGTATAAAGGGCTTAGCTGCTAATGAATTATCATCCAGCTTGCAAATTCAGCAGCATGTTGACTTTCcagtatttttaaaatcacaATTGCATTCTTTTCGTCCGCAACAAGCTCAACAGGTGGTATCCCTTACAACCAACTCTGTGGCGGAGTCCAATAAATGGAGTTATCCAGTCGGCAACATTGGACCATTATGTTGTTATCAAACttctggaaataaaaattgtctagattttaagtaa
- the LOC27208511 gene encoding uncharacterized protein LOC27208511 isoform X3 has protein sequence MPVSSRRCGMITRREAERLCKSFLGDNTPPRLPDDFAFNVQHKCAWGCRGSFLPSRYNSSRAKCIKCSYCGMFFSPNKFIFHSHRITTNDRYVQPDAANFNSWRRHMSLSGNDYDEKIIHAWEDVKAMFNGGTRKRLVGSSNNPRSPGSPTQSTAVSSGVGSSLCGSPTNFERDAKEVHGKSGSSLPQRSQIDSQYNYGTVAAAAAVVGVTAVAAATVGVPFNLHGSTVLSPLHSLRNERDLSIMPISRNFVVDYMWQQKDQHYQQPYARKIPSGDNSDSSLDFDSWVKTDSNNPISNANSVRTSDNCSLNIKNESHSSIYGIIKNRKLSGVASSGLNLSDYNIPSILNCSAFKPVVASTAIVSTSLYTRSNESTRTDCNNPAQSTKTTTVLTHNSISASSHQIVGHKTFSPILGKIHSNSEKKSIVSVFASSSTRNADDNDDDDEVVDIETTEDEGKFTVQHADSPRTQDDAISGSDSTSRSPSTSTNIDVEADVDVDIITTDTEDQLELNVGRYSTENTSHSISLFQTEKIQISDLSPTTKTTSGDNEANTPKDAKGINGHLKILARRKKDKLQKDRCLSKRTLSKCVSEKSRIKGLAANELSSSLQIQQHVDFPVFLKSQLHSFRPQQAQQVVSLTTNSVAESNKWSYPVGNIGPLCCYQTSGNKNCLDFK, from the exons ATGCCAGTGAGTTCCCGACGATGTGGCATGATTACCCGCAGGGAAGCGGAGCGTCTATGCAAGAGTTTCTTGGGCGACAATACACCACCACGACTACCTGACGACTTTGCGTTCAACGTCCAGCACAAATGTGCTTGGGGCTGCCGCGGATCCTTTCTACCCTCGCGCTACAACTCATCAAGGGCTAAGTGCATTAAGTGTTCATATTGTGGAATGTTTTTCTcgccaaataaatttatttttcactcaCATCGCATAACAACTAATGACAGGTACGTTCAGCCTGATGCAGCGAACTTTAATTCCTGGCGTCGACACATGTCTCTGAGTGGAAATGATTACGATGAGAAAATAATTCATGCATGGGAAGATGTCAAGGCCATGTTTAATGGCGGCACAAGAAAGCGGCTTGTTGGAAGCAGCAATAATCCTCGAAGTCCTGGCTCACCAACACAATCCACTGCGGTAAGTTCCGGAGTTGGCAGCAGTTTATGTGGCTCCCCAACGAATTTCGAAAGAGATGCCAAGGAAGTCCACGGGAAATCGGGGTCCTCGCTCCCACAACGCTCGCAGATCGACAGCCAGTACAACTACGGAACTGTagctgcagccgctgctgTAGTTGGTGTAACGGCGGTAGCAGCTGCAACAGTCGGCGTTCCCTTTAACTTACATGGCTCAACCGTCCTATCACCTCTGCATTCCCTTCGCAATGAACGTGATCTTTCTATAATGCCAATTTCCAGGAACTTTGTAGTGGACTACATGTGGCAGCAGAAGGACCAACATTATCAGCAGCCTTACGCAAGAAAAATCCCTAGCGGGGACAATAGCGACTCAAGCCTAGACTTTGATTCCTGGGTTAAAACAGACTCAAACAATCCAATATCGAATGCGAATTCAGTTCGAACGTCGGATAATTGTTctttgaatattaaaaacgaGTCCCATTCCTCAATTTATGGCATTATAAAGAATCGTAAGCTCTCTGGAGTGGCAAGCAGCGGGCTTAACCTGTCCGATTATAACATTCCTTCCATTCTTAATTGCTCTGCGTTTAAGCCAGTCGTCGCTTCGACAGCCATTGTGTCAACTTCTCTGTACACAAGATCCAATGAATCAACACGAACTGATTGTAACAACCCAGCACAATCTACAAAAACCACAACGGTTCTAACGCACAATAGTATTTCAGCCTCTTCCCACCAGATAGTGGGTCATAAGACTTTTTCGCCAATTTTAGGAAAAATTCATTCTAATTCCGAAA AGAAGTCAATAGTATCTGTTTTCGCAAGTAGTTCGACTAGAAATGcagatgataatgatgatgacgacgaagTAGTAGACATCGAAACAACTGAAGATGAAGGGAAATTCACAGTTCAACACGCTGACAGCCCCAGAACACAAGACGACGCTATTAGCGGAAGCGACAGTACCAGCCGTTCTCCGTCTACCAGTACAAATATAGATGTAGAGGCTGATGTCGATGTAGATATTATTACAACAGACACTGAGGACCAACTAGAGTTAAATGTTGGCCGGTACTCAACTGAGAACACAAGTCATTCCATATCATTATTCCAAACtgagaaaatacaaatttcagaTTTATCTCCCACTACAAAAACGACGAGCGGCGATAATGAAGCTAACACTCCAAAG GACGcaaaaggaataaatggacatttaaaaattttagctcGACGAAAAAAAGATAAGCTTCAAAAGGATCGATGTCTTTCCAAGAGGACATTATCAAAATGTGTTAGTGAGAAATCGCGTATAAAGGGCTTAGCTGCTAATGAATTATCATCCAGCTTGCAAATTCAGCAGCATGTTGACTTTCcagtatttttaaaatcacaATTGCATTCTTTTCGTCCGCAACAAGCTCAACAGGTGGTATCCCTTACAACCAACTCTGTGGCGGAGTCCAATAAATGGAGTTATCCAGTCGGCAACATTGGACCATTATGTTGTTATCAAACttctggaaataaaaattgtctagattttaagtaa
- the LOC27208511 gene encoding uncharacterized protein LOC27208511 isoform X2, with protein sequence MLCVNTLRDEYKRNLNVSSVLLYGVQIVSLHIEGQERLCLAQISNTLLKQFSYNEIHNRRVALGITCVQCTPVQLEILRRAGAMPVSSRRCGMITRREAERLCKSFLGDNTPPRLPDDFAFNVQHKCAWGCRGSFLPSRYNSSRAKCIKCSYCGMFFSPNKFIFHSHRITTNDRYVQPDAANFNSWRRHMSLSGNDYDEKIIHAWEDVKAMFNGGTRKRLVGSSNNPRSPGSPTQSTAVSSGVGSSLCGSPTNFERDAKEVHGKSGSSLPQRSQIDSQYNYGTVAAAAAVVGVTAVAAATVGVPFNLHGSTVLSPLHSLRNERDLSIMPISRNFVVDYMWQQKDQHYQQPYARKIPSGDNSDSSLDFDSWVKTDSNNPISNANSVRTSDNCSLNIKNESHSSIYGIIKNRKLSGVASSGLNLSDYNIPSILNCSAFKPVVASTAIVSTSLYTRSNESTRTDCNNPAQSTKTTTVLTHNSISASSHQIVGHKTFSPILGKIHSNSEKKSIVSVFASSSTRNADDNDDDDEVVDIETTEDEGKFTVQHADSPRTQDDAISGSDSTSRSPSTSTNIDVEADVDVDIITTDTEDQLELNVGRYSTENTSHSISLFQTEKIQISDLSPTTKTTSGDNEANTPKDAKGINGHLKILARRKKDKLQKDRCLSKRTLSKCVSEKSRIKGLAANELSSSLQIQQHVDFPVFLKSQLHSFRPQQAQQVVSLTTNSVAESNKWSYPVGNIGPLCCYQTSGNKNCLDFK encoded by the exons GTTAGCTCCGTTTTGCTGTACGGAGTGCAGATTGTATCCTTGCACATTGAAGGTCAAGAGCGCCTTTGCTTGGCGCAAATATCAAATACATTACTAAAACAATTCAGTTACAACGAGATACACAACAGGAGAGTCGCTCTTGGCATTACTTGTGTACAATGTACACCCGTGCAATTGGAAATATTGAGGAGAGCGGGCGCCATGCCAGTGAGTTCCCGACGATGTGGCATGATTACCCGCAGGGAAGCGGAGCGTCTATGCAAGAGTTTCTTGGGCGACAATACACCACCACGACTACCTGACGACTTTGCGTTCAACGTCCAGCACAAATGTGCTTGGGGCTGCCGCGGATCCTTTCTACCCTCGCGCTACAACTCATCAAGGGCTAAGTGCATTAAGTGTTCATATTGTGGAATGTTTTTCTcgccaaataaatttatttttcactcaCATCGCATAACAACTAATGACAGGTACGTTCAGCCTGATGCAGCGAACTTTAATTCCTGGCGTCGACACATGTCTCTGAGTGGAAATGATTACGATGAGAAAATAATTCATGCATGGGAAGATGTCAAGGCCATGTTTAATGGCGGCACAAGAAAGCGGCTTGTTGGAAGCAGCAATAATCCTCGAAGTCCTGGCTCACCAACACAATCCACTGCGGTAAGTTCCGGAGTTGGCAGCAGTTTATGTGGCTCCCCAACGAATTTCGAAAGAGATGCCAAGGAAGTCCACGGGAAATCGGGGTCCTCGCTCCCACAACGCTCGCAGATCGACAGCCAGTACAACTACGGAACTGTagctgcagccgctgctgTAGTTGGTGTAACGGCGGTAGCAGCTGCAACAGTCGGCGTTCCCTTTAACTTACATGGCTCAACCGTCCTATCACCTCTGCATTCCCTTCGCAATGAACGTGATCTTTCTATAATGCCAATTTCCAGGAACTTTGTAGTGGACTACATGTGGCAGCAGAAGGACCAACATTATCAGCAGCCTTACGCAAGAAAAATCCCTAGCGGGGACAATAGCGACTCAAGCCTAGACTTTGATTCCTGGGTTAAAACAGACTCAAACAATCCAATATCGAATGCGAATTCAGTTCGAACGTCGGATAATTGTTctttgaatattaaaaacgaGTCCCATTCCTCAATTTATGGCATTATAAAGAATCGTAAGCTCTCTGGAGTGGCAAGCAGCGGGCTTAACCTGTCCGATTATAACATTCCTTCCATTCTTAATTGCTCTGCGTTTAAGCCAGTCGTCGCTTCGACAGCCATTGTGTCAACTTCTCTGTACACAAGATCCAATGAATCAACACGAACTGATTGTAACAACCCAGCACAATCTACAAAAACCACAACGGTTCTAACGCACAATAGTATTTCAGCCTCTTCCCACCAGATAGTGGGTCATAAGACTTTTTCGCCAATTTTAGGAAAAATTCATTCTAATTCCGAAA AGAAGTCAATAGTATCTGTTTTCGCAAGTAGTTCGACTAGAAATGcagatgataatgatgatgacgacgaagTAGTAGACATCGAAACAACTGAAGATGAAGGGAAATTCACAGTTCAACACGCTGACAGCCCCAGAACACAAGACGACGCTATTAGCGGAAGCGACAGTACCAGCCGTTCTCCGTCTACCAGTACAAATATAGATGTAGAGGCTGATGTCGATGTAGATATTATTACAACAGACACTGAGGACCAACTAGAGTTAAATGTTGGCCGGTACTCAACTGAGAACACAAGTCATTCCATATCATTATTCCAAACtgagaaaatacaaatttcagaTTTATCTCCCACTACAAAAACGACGAGCGGCGATAATGAAGCTAACACTCCAAAG GACGcaaaaggaataaatggacatttaaaaattttagctcGACGAAAAAAAGATAAGCTTCAAAAGGATCGATGTCTTTCCAAGAGGACATTATCAAAATGTGTTAGTGAGAAATCGCGTATAAAGGGCTTAGCTGCTAATGAATTATCATCCAGCTTGCAAATTCAGCAGCATGTTGACTTTCcagtatttttaaaatcacaATTGCATTCTTTTCGTCCGCAACAAGCTCAACAGGTGGTATCCCTTACAACCAACTCTGTGGCGGAGTCCAATAAATGGAGTTATCCAGTCGGCAACATTGGACCATTATGTTGTTATCAAACttctggaaataaaaattgtctagattttaagtaa
- the LOC27208511 gene encoding uncharacterized protein LOC27208511 isoform X1 gives MYLNENFQMASISVAHFDGMENSQTSQRSNHVSSVLLYGVQIVSLHIEGQERLCLAQISNTLLKQFSYNEIHNRRVALGITCVQCTPVQLEILRRAGAMPVSSRRCGMITRREAERLCKSFLGDNTPPRLPDDFAFNVQHKCAWGCRGSFLPSRYNSSRAKCIKCSYCGMFFSPNKFIFHSHRITTNDRYVQPDAANFNSWRRHMSLSGNDYDEKIIHAWEDVKAMFNGGTRKRLVGSSNNPRSPGSPTQSTAVSSGVGSSLCGSPTNFERDAKEVHGKSGSSLPQRSQIDSQYNYGTVAAAAAVVGVTAVAAATVGVPFNLHGSTVLSPLHSLRNERDLSIMPISRNFVVDYMWQQKDQHYQQPYARKIPSGDNSDSSLDFDSWVKTDSNNPISNANSVRTSDNCSLNIKNESHSSIYGIIKNRKLSGVASSGLNLSDYNIPSILNCSAFKPVVASTAIVSTSLYTRSNESTRTDCNNPAQSTKTTTVLTHNSISASSHQIVGHKTFSPILGKIHSNSEKKSIVSVFASSSTRNADDNDDDDEVVDIETTEDEGKFTVQHADSPRTQDDAISGSDSTSRSPSTSTNIDVEADVDVDIITTDTEDQLELNVGRYSTENTSHSISLFQTEKIQISDLSPTTKTTSGDNEANTPKDAKGINGHLKILARRKKDKLQKDRCLSKRTLSKCVSEKSRIKGLAANELSSSLQIQQHVDFPVFLKSQLHSFRPQQAQQVVSLTTNSVAESNKWSYPVGNIGPLCCYQTSGNKNCLDFK, from the exons GTTAGCTCCGTTTTGCTGTACGGAGTGCAGATTGTATCCTTGCACATTGAAGGTCAAGAGCGCCTTTGCTTGGCGCAAATATCAAATACATTACTAAAACAATTCAGTTACAACGAGATACACAACAGGAGAGTCGCTCTTGGCATTACTTGTGTACAATGTACACCCGTGCAATTGGAAATATTGAGGAGAGCGGGCGCCATGCCAGTGAGTTCCCGACGATGTGGCATGATTACCCGCAGGGAAGCGGAGCGTCTATGCAAGAGTTTCTTGGGCGACAATACACCACCACGACTACCTGACGACTTTGCGTTCAACGTCCAGCACAAATGTGCTTGGGGCTGCCGCGGATCCTTTCTACCCTCGCGCTACAACTCATCAAGGGCTAAGTGCATTAAGTGTTCATATTGTGGAATGTTTTTCTcgccaaataaatttatttttcactcaCATCGCATAACAACTAATGACAGGTACGTTCAGCCTGATGCAGCGAACTTTAATTCCTGGCGTCGACACATGTCTCTGAGTGGAAATGATTACGATGAGAAAATAATTCATGCATGGGAAGATGTCAAGGCCATGTTTAATGGCGGCACAAGAAAGCGGCTTGTTGGAAGCAGCAATAATCCTCGAAGTCCTGGCTCACCAACACAATCCACTGCGGTAAGTTCCGGAGTTGGCAGCAGTTTATGTGGCTCCCCAACGAATTTCGAAAGAGATGCCAAGGAAGTCCACGGGAAATCGGGGTCCTCGCTCCCACAACGCTCGCAGATCGACAGCCAGTACAACTACGGAACTGTagctgcagccgctgctgTAGTTGGTGTAACGGCGGTAGCAGCTGCAACAGTCGGCGTTCCCTTTAACTTACATGGCTCAACCGTCCTATCACCTCTGCATTCCCTTCGCAATGAACGTGATCTTTCTATAATGCCAATTTCCAGGAACTTTGTAGTGGACTACATGTGGCAGCAGAAGGACCAACATTATCAGCAGCCTTACGCAAGAAAAATCCCTAGCGGGGACAATAGCGACTCAAGCCTAGACTTTGATTCCTGGGTTAAAACAGACTCAAACAATCCAATATCGAATGCGAATTCAGTTCGAACGTCGGATAATTGTTctttgaatattaaaaacgaGTCCCATTCCTCAATTTATGGCATTATAAAGAATCGTAAGCTCTCTGGAGTGGCAAGCAGCGGGCTTAACCTGTCCGATTATAACATTCCTTCCATTCTTAATTGCTCTGCGTTTAAGCCAGTCGTCGCTTCGACAGCCATTGTGTCAACTTCTCTGTACACAAGATCCAATGAATCAACACGAACTGATTGTAACAACCCAGCACAATCTACAAAAACCACAACGGTTCTAACGCACAATAGTATTTCAGCCTCTTCCCACCAGATAGTGGGTCATAAGACTTTTTCGCCAATTTTAGGAAAAATTCATTCTAATTCCGAAA AGAAGTCAATAGTATCTGTTTTCGCAAGTAGTTCGACTAGAAATGcagatgataatgatgatgacgacgaagTAGTAGACATCGAAACAACTGAAGATGAAGGGAAATTCACAGTTCAACACGCTGACAGCCCCAGAACACAAGACGACGCTATTAGCGGAAGCGACAGTACCAGCCGTTCTCCGTCTACCAGTACAAATATAGATGTAGAGGCTGATGTCGATGTAGATATTATTACAACAGACACTGAGGACCAACTAGAGTTAAATGTTGGCCGGTACTCAACTGAGAACACAAGTCATTCCATATCATTATTCCAAACtgagaaaatacaaatttcagaTTTATCTCCCACTACAAAAACGACGAGCGGCGATAATGAAGCTAACACTCCAAAG GACGcaaaaggaataaatggacatttaaaaattttagctcGACGAAAAAAAGATAAGCTTCAAAAGGATCGATGTCTTTCCAAGAGGACATTATCAAAATGTGTTAGTGAGAAATCGCGTATAAAGGGCTTAGCTGCTAATGAATTATCATCCAGCTTGCAAATTCAGCAGCATGTTGACTTTCcagtatttttaaaatcacaATTGCATTCTTTTCGTCCGCAACAAGCTCAACAGGTGGTATCCCTTACAACCAACTCTGTGGCGGAGTCCAATAAATGGAGTTATCCAGTCGGCAACATTGGACCATTATGTTGTTATCAAACttctggaaataaaaattgtctagattttaagtaa